A window from Culex pipiens pallens isolate TS chromosome 3, TS_CPP_V2, whole genome shotgun sequence encodes these proteins:
- the LOC120432185 gene encoding uncharacterized protein LOC120432185, with the protein MILSFDFIGETQVCQSNAFLDRDGATSLTLQRLRRTIGSGTSFVNCLEIGGTRFCSYDHALLEVIERAGPGGCPEGRVFRHRCNVCECKRDGALACSTDLCAEDFYEAGTGLPRYW; encoded by the exons ATGATCCTGTCGTTCGACTTTATTGGCGAGACTCAGGTCTGCCAAAGTAACG cTTTTCTGGACAGAGATGGCGCCACTAGCCTAACGTTGCAGCGATTGAGGCGTACCATCGGTTCCGGCACCAGCTTCGTAAACTGCTTGGAGATTGGCGGTACGCGGTTCTGTTCGTACGACCACGCGTTGTTGGAGGTCATCGAAAGGGCTGGTCCGGGCGGGTGTCCCGAGGGTCGCGTGTTCCGCCACCGGTGCAACGTGTGCGAGTGCAAACGGGACGGTGCGTTGGCCTGCAGTACGGATCTTTGCGCGGAGGACTTTTACGAGGCCGGCACCGGACTGCCGAGGTATTGGTGA